The region TCAGTAAGATATAAAGCATCTACAAATTAGTTATATGCTAATTACGTACGCTAGACACATAGCTTCTGCAAATTAAATTCAATGTTTTAGCTACAACCAGCCCACAAGGTGTTACTAATCTCAGAATAAAAACTGTAAGTAAACAACAGGTTACACCGACAGTGTCATCAACATCGGCTACGATAAATACAACTACAGGAACGGTATCACCAACGATAACGGTGTCGGCAACAACAACAAAACTGGCTATTGCAAAACCAACTGAGCATACAAGTATTGGTGGAATATCAGTTGGAAAAAGTGCAGGTTAGAGGAAgaatttatgtgaaattaatcTCTTTATGATTGTCACGTTGATTGCTCTGTATTGACTGGGAAATCGAATTGACGTTAGAGATAATTTATTTGCAGTCAATGTAGTAGATAAATAGAATTTTTCTGCTTTAATTCCAATAATCTTTCACTTTAGCTTGCGACCAAATTGACGAAGCGAAGAAGAATCTTCCAGATGGAAAGGAAGTAACTTTCAACAAAATAAACGGAGGCAGGACATTTCCTTCGTTGGTCATCGTAGCCAGACCGAATCTTCGTACAAAGGATATCGCGCCAATAGTAGCTCAGAAAGAAAGATCGGAGTTAGGTACCTATTAACATGGGTGTGATTATCGGTTGCCACCCTtttctttatataaattattaatgtaCGTTTCAGATTTGAAAGTCAAGAGTGTACTCATGTACTCGGCTACAAAGTTTGCTGAATGGTTGATACAGCAAGGGTTGGTAAAGTCTGAACAATTTTGTACGcaacataataataattatcagaGGAAATTGAAATTAGGAATGTATAGTGATCCCGGTACATTTCCATATTCGGGAGGATACGTTTGGATTTCAGAATGTTGTGCAGATCGTTTTGTTTCCCTCTTTTCCGGTTCAATTTTTCAGGGTGCTACATATACACCTACCattcttttaaaattaatttatcattgGGCATGTCAAACAAATGTTCAAAATGTTATTTCCTGGGTGAAGGTATCAAATGTATATGTGAAAAATTTTTATACACATTTACGTAGTGTTTGTACTGCCGCAATTTGCGATAAATTTCGTAAAATGGGAGGTAAAAATTCCGTGATACAAGTTGGTGTAATTAGCTTAGGTACAACATCGCAGGACGGAAATTTACGACAAGTTAAAGTCGAAGTGCTTGGTGTATTGCATTATGCCACACTTGATTTAAGATTAAGAGCATGTGATCCGGTGCAAGATGGTGATAGGTCGTATAAACGACGGTTCAATAATATTTTACACCCATTGAAGGAGTGGGTACACCCGGATACGAAAATTATGACCGACTTCACTGTTGATAAAAGCACTCTTGAAGAAATGGGTTTTAATCATGTTACACAGTCAGCATTTTCTGATCAGGGTCCCCGAAATTTTATGAGCAATTatcacattatggaatatttaagaaaaattgTCCCGAGAATGTTTCAAAATACTCTTAGTTTGCTTAGTAGACAAATGATACAACAATTTTTGGACGAATTAGTATGGAGAGAAATGTACGGAACGACTGCTGCCCGAGCATTTGACAACATTATCGAACATATCGCAGAGCAAACTGGAATCGAATCAAACGAAAGTCTCATAGATCGTTTGAATAAGATAGGTGCTAATCCGTTTCATAACTGGTCTTACTCAAATACGAATTCACCACCATTGACACCGCTTATGACGATAAATAAAGAAGATTTTTTTTCGGGCTGCGAAGTTTTGATTCCAAGTAGTAGCAACATGAAACAACAAGAAACATTGCCTTCCGTTCAAACAGCGAAACCTGGTCCGAAGAGGGGACGAAAGAGAAATCCAACAACAGCCATTAGCCCAGAACCCGAGGTGAAAAAAGCCATCTACGATTCGAAAGGTATCAGAGAAACAGATAAGGAATGTAAAAACGATCAGATACAATTGCAAGAATTTTACTATGCTACTATGGAAGGTGATAAAACTCTTCTTTTAAAAGAACATAAAAGTTCCCTATATTTTAAATGCTTTCTTTGCGCTGCAATATTGCGTTCAAATACAGATGTAATGGAACACACTATTGGCCATGTGCCACCACAAGTACCCGGACAATCAAATTCTCCTGTATGCCGGTATTGTTGCACTGCATTTTCATCTCAACATCAGATGATCACACACGTTACGGAATCACACAGCACTTTTGGTCATTCTGACAGTGACATGGTTGTTTGCGCCATTTGTGAACAAAAATTCGGGAACACTGGTCTCCTAATTAATCACTTATCGTCGATGCATTGTCCTTCGGAGATGCCTTACCGATGCGAAATTTGCGGTTATCGTACTTCCAGTCATAAAGACGCTATTGATCATTTCTATCGTGTTCATGAAAAGGGCGAAGGGTTACAGTGTCCTTATTGTTTAAAAATAATAGATTTTGCAAAAGAAGGCAACCCCAACGTTACCAGCGTTCACGCATTCTTATTACATATGCAAAGACATGTTATCAGAAGGGAACAAGGACGTGGAAATAAATGTTCCAGATGTTGTCTTTGGTTTAATCAGAAAAGTTCATTAAAAAGTCATCAAAGGCAATTGCATGATTCTGTGTCTAGTACAAAGGTTGTTCCGTATTCAGTTGGTAATAACGGAATAATGATTTCAAAACAACGATTTCAAAATAGACGATTTGAAATCGATAGTCCAGTTACGGAATTACCACACGATGAAAGAGTTAAAAAATGGATCACTGGTCCAATTACGGTGAACGTTCCAATTGAACATCTATCCTGTAAAGAATGCGAAGAGGATATAGATGAACAAGATCATTATCCAGGCGAACAAATATGCCAATTGTGTCGCTACGTAACTTGTTGTTGGCGTGCGTTTAAGGAACATCAACAACAAATTCATAACGAACGACCGATGACCAGTTTGGTAGTTCCTTCTCCTCTTATTAATATTCCATTAAATAAAAAGATGCGATGTTCATGCGGTTATGCAACAACCGATGGAAATCAATTAGCCACCCATTTGATTAAATGTAACAAAGTGTCTGGCTACCCGGTTGAGGATACAGCACCATCCGGAATGTTAAACAGTTTAGGTTTGGTACCAAAAAATAACTCagatgaaattgatattgacaTCAAAAGGACTAATTtactataaaataaaacgaaGTGAAGTACAAGTTTTTGAATTAATTAGGCGTCGTAGATGATAAGTTGTATAACTGTTTAGAGAATTATCCAATATTTCAAATCGTTCTAAGTTACATCTGTGTAATTAGTACGAGATAACAAGTTACTTGAATAagaatgttataaaatataataaaatggaaGTGAATCTTATAAATAGTATCGATATTGTATCATGTATCAGTACAttcgttttcatttttattgctTATTTTCgtattctgttatttccatTAAAGAAACCAGAGACTAAAAATTGTTCTAAATTATGTTCAATGAACATAATTTAAATCACCAACACTTTATATACGACATGCAATCTGTATTGTTTAGAAACATTGCTAATAATACtacaataataatacaataacaCAATCATTGAATTATGTTGTATCAATATTATTAATACGATTATATTGCTGAGTTGTACctttatatgaaataataaattattattacatgAGAAGATACTACAAGTTTAAAGCGTGTATCTAAGTATATAATTCTTTATATAGTAATGTTGCGTAGCTACAAAAACTCGATATTTTATCGTTGTAGCTATTCGGAAAAATATATTCCAGGAATTTATTTCTTTGACTTTTTAGACTTTCAATACGTTTCAAATTTCGAGTTAAAGTGAAAAGCGTTGAGTACAAGTAAGATACAGAGAAAAGTTTGTTTAATATACGTAATGCAGAGTTTCGACGTCATCTATCACAATGAAGCTAGTTACAGGAACGGGTTAGTGAGGATATGGAGCTTCTGTTAAGTGGGAACTCGAGCACTACTTTTATGTGCGTGTGTGGACATTGTATATACAAAGGTATACATATAAaagttaatttttttctttaattcttcTGATATAGAACGAAGTACAAAATTTATGCATTTTTCTAAAGTTTTATTTAGCAAGAGTGTTTTCGGTAATTCCACAATAATAAATGTAACATACATGTATCTCCACGTAATCAACTATATCAATACAGTATACAATAATAGTTAATAGAACGCAGAGAGTTTTATTTTCAATTGAAAACTCAAGAAAAATCGTAAACTATTTGCGTTAACGTATACTAATTCATTATTCTGTACTTATCTATATTTCTAGCAAGCTATTAACACTTGTTTTACGTCATTTAACGTCATCTATTATCAAGTCAACACTAAAGAACGCATTTACTAAAACAAACTCCACAATGTTAATTGATTCAGATTACCaaagattataattataattacaatcattgccattagaaatattatttaaatacctaaACATAATaaagcaaaaagaaaatattGACCTAGTTACGATTACAACGATCGCTACCAGTGTGTAATTGATTGTTTTAGTAAACAttttaacgaaatattttaaatattataaatatatcttttaattGGGATTATGTTTAGAATTATGTTTGCACATCTCATTATAGATACAGAATGATATCAAAGTTTCATAAATCGTATCACAAGTTGATGCTTTATTTAAACTAATCTTTATTGGGAAAGTAATGAATTTGTATACATCATGTAAAAAATACaagttaaacaaaaattaattatttaagacAAACCAAACACTAGTTGCGCATcgttacatatataaaatatctgtatatgtgtatatagaataatacttacaaatgattttaaaaatgtataataatacagAATAAAACGCGGTAAAATCCAATTtgatacaattaacattgagatttattagtagtaaatttcttttataatttgACGTTTCATAGGTTTATGTAACTTTTAAGCCTTGATACCGTCAAATTTTTTACGTGGGAAGCTTCGTCAGCTGTTCATATGATCTTAACATTGTATTCAAGAGAATGAATCGACATTTCCGCCCGCAACCTGTTATGTTGGCGAACTACATATACCCGACTATCAGTTTCGGTTTGTTCTGtatttcttcgtttttctcCATACATCTTCATGTCTCTCTCGCTCTCACactcattctctctctctctctctctctctctctctctctctacatatatatatatgtacgtacgtatacatataaagaTATCTTTTAAATTTAACGCCAAGGTTGTATAGTGCTGAAAATGTTATTTTTGACATATTTTACATACTTTACATCTTTCGAAGTCGTTAATTTCTAATACAATAATTTACTTTATGATCATAGCGAATTGcgaaatgaaaattttgaatttttatatattttttcgtgaaATCCTAAACTGGCGATTTTTCTTAGTAGTAAATAACATAAACTagcaaagaaaatagaaaagaaagaaattccgtttattatttgtatataacctttggattgtaatttatttttcgttcCGATGGTTGTAGAACGTATATGTTTCCGTTTATGTACTTGTTAGCCCCTGTAATTAAGAAAaaggcaaaaaagaaaaaaagtatagaaaaagataagagttacttgaaaatagtaaAGCTTAAAAGCTTAGATCGACAAAAAATGGACTGATTAAAGTGATAATATTTAcgcaaaaacaaaaacaaaaaaaaaatacctGTGCGTTAAATTTGAAAGAGAAAGTCGAGCTTCTGGTTGACTACTCGATGGCATAGAGCATGTAGAGATTGCCAGCATCACTGCCTGGTGGTACCAAGGAGTGAGTCGGCGGTAGTACAGTGAAGCCCAAAAACATGAAGGTACGAACCAGCATTGCTAAACCATAACAACAAAGTGTTTTAGACGAGAAGCTTTTCTCctcataatcattttcattggAGTCAAAGAACGGTTGACGACAAGTACCTCGATCCGCTCTGTCTTTACGCAGACAAATGATGATACTTGTACATCGTAATGTTTCTTCAGCGTATTCCAGGAGAGACACGAAACCTTCTTTCGAACCTTCGGGTAAAAGGCAGCTTGGCACGCGGATGTAAAGACAATGACGCCATACTACAGTTTCCCATTCAACGGATGTGCTTTCCGTCAAATGTAAAGTAAATGTCAAGCGTAATGATTCGCTATTTCGCACAGCTTTCAATAATTCATCCTCCTAGTAACATGATTggaattatacatataaaccttataaacaaatatagagaaaatttaaatatagaaaatataataatactttaaatagtataatgatgtagaaaaatattttcatctaatataataattgtaaataCGTACTTGAACAATGTGGGAGCTCACAGAGAGCTGACTCTGCTTGATCCCCACGCCGCGGCTCTCTGTGTTGACTGTAGATACAGACAATGCGGCATGGGGCACATCAGGACCACCACAGAGGCCCCACACCCAACGTTATACAATAATGTTGTTGGAATCTAGAGCCTTCTTCTAAACTTTCGTCCATATATTTACTTGACATGTCACTGTAATTCCATATATTCCGtcaattcatattttatatgcTTAAAGTATATATcagttataaaattttatttgtcaattaaattttattgtgCTCACGATTAGTTATGTTATCACTATTGTCTGATATACTTTTATTACAATAATGTCTGAGTAATTAATTTCCTTTTTTTAGTTATCTATCaggttatttatatttttaagtattttaactttctttgtatatatttacatttcatttcacaatgttttaaaaagataaaaattatattcttttttcgtttcttgGAATCTTGTACTTGCCGCGCGTATGTGGCGCGTAATGTATTAGATAAGGTATTCATGGAAAATCATAAAATTTCGAACTCAAACATATTAATAAAACCGGTTGATGTGAAATTGACAAATATAtcataaattgaaattaattatagAATAGTTCAAAGAAGCTAACAAACACATGATTAATGTTAGCGATAGAGAATATTtttcaacatatatatatagcatttcttcatatatacatatatatatatagcatttCTCGATAATGAAGTGAACTTATTGAGGAAGATAATTATGATTAAGACTTTGTATGCTTAGATACGCTTGTAAATTTAGATATCACTGTTTATTGTAAGTACATTCGTTATCAACGAGTTTCTACTAAGTACATTCAAATTTATCTTTGCACGATTGTGAAacgaggaaaaagaagagattAAAATTGTATTGCGGATATTTTTGTTCAGACTGCTAATTATATAAAAACTGAATATGCATTTTCATAAAGATTTGTAGTGACTCATTTCGTCTTTCCGTTCGGTTTTATACGATTGGTTATCGTTCGCACCGTAATAAAACTAACGCAATTGTCACCGTGGAAAATTGATGATTTCACATTTGTTATTTAATGCTTGAAAGATGTAATTAAttactatatattttatttatatcgttacagtaaaATTAGTTTGTTTTGACAACTATTTTCTCCTAACTATGATTTAATATTGAAAGTATGATTATATCATGATTTTATTCCACACATGCCAACTTCTAGACTACAATAAGAATTATGTAAGAAATCTCTATGCTTTATCTATATATTACACATATACATCTAATGTACGATTATTTCCGTTTCGGTATAACAgtttgtattaaatatatacGATATTGCCAATTAGTAAAAACTGCTGTAATATTAATGCAACCTCGATTTTTATTCTTATGAAAAGGAATTTATTCGgttgaaataaaattgtaacaaaatttgtttattagATTTTTGTGCTTTACATGTATAGAAGGAACAGCTGACACGTACAATGTGTCGACGCATACGCGCCGATTCTACGTCACGCGATGGATGTTCACGATTCACGTGGCAGCGTATTATATTATGGAAATAATACTTTCAAAAAATTATAGGTCGcgttaaaatttcattatcattttattttcgCACCATTAATTTTAATTAGTTCCTATTTATTCTATCGAATCATTTTACTCCAAAATATTATATCTCtttaatgtataattttgtttatAAGTATTCCTAGCATACAAGAGAATATAACAgtgattataaaatatattataaatccGAAGATTTTTACTATTATCAAGGTAAATGATAGAATCGAAAGGTAATGTGAATTATTAATGCGTTGTTTGCATATTTCTGAAGTACCTCTGATGAAATCTTTATTCATGAAAGAAAATAATGATTTTCGACATTTGCTATTAATATAGCTTTTATAAGAAGTTTTGGTTGAAGAAAAATTGTAAGGATAACATAAATTCCAataaatagaatataaaatGGCGGTGATCAAGCAAAGGCAGAAATGGCGCAGTAGTCGCACGGTACTTACCAATTGCTGGATATTAAACTTGGCATTATTATGCCTTTTTTAGTACTTCCACAATTACTTAATGGTAAACCGGAGTTAATACTCATACTTCTTTCTTCGTAAAATTTTGGCGGCCGTAATTTTTACTTTTccacaatgaaatattcgctaGACCAGCGATCACTATCCGATAAGAGTATCGTAGAACTACTAACACACCAAGGTAACCGTGCTACTCAGGCGAATGAAACGATACTAAAGCGCTCCTCCTTAAATGTCGACttaattcgattcgattcgagtTATATCGAATTGATTCAAATCGATTAGATTTTTTCATTCACAACATTCCATTTACACAATTAATAACTATTAATTTGTATTTAGAAcaatattaacatttttatatgtGAATTAATATTTTTCGGGAATGAGGTGTTtatagatatatttaaaaaaagtacATGTCCCGTTTTTTATTTCAGATAACTAAATGcataaagaatatttaaattttgtatttaggtttcactttaataaattttattttcgtcAGTGCATAATTCTTCATGTTTATAAATAACAAGAAAGGATATTTCCATTTACATACAACTTCTAAATGTATActgatatataaaattaatgacaaatattaaaaataattactcaaattaatacatatattaaaagATTTATGGGATGATTAAATCCTTTCCTTTCTTT is a window of Bombus affinis isolate iyBomAffi1 chromosome 12, iyBomAffi1.2, whole genome shotgun sequence DNA encoding:
- the LOC126922392 gene encoding LOW QUALITY PROTEIN: ornithine decarboxylase antizyme 1 (The sequence of the model RefSeq protein was modified relative to this genomic sequence to represent the inferred CDS: deleted 1 base in 1 codon), producing MSINSGLPLSNCGSTKKGIIMPSLISSNCDMSSKYMDESLEEGSRFQQHYCITLGVGPLWWSDVPHAALSVSTVNTESRGVGIKQSQLSVSSHIVQEDELLKAVRNSESLRLTFTLHLTESTSVEWETVVWRHCLYIRVPSCLLPEGSKEGFVSLLEYAEETLRCTSIIICLRKDRADRAMLVRTFMFLGFTVLPPTHSLVPPGSDAGNLYMLYAIE